One genomic segment of Hordeum vulgare subsp. vulgare chromosome 2H, MorexV3_pseudomolecules_assembly, whole genome shotgun sequence includes these proteins:
- the LOC123428132 gene encoding LOW QUALITY PROTEIN: protein DJ-1 homolog D-like (The sequence of the model RefSeq protein was modified relative to this genomic sequence to represent the inferred CDS: inserted 2 bases in 2 codons): MAWHGGFGPRGFDLITDEEIFEDYEAVVPFYALAGLGVAVHCAPPGKAPDDPCPTTVHDFLGYELYTELPGHRFRVTDPSLYDAFVVPGDRFVEQLSVDPEAVVVVGVRGAACPMRVISNLTGAVGVDPEGXGKLVTAASWXDLAEFIAHLVDLLGITVSF, from the exons ATGGCTTGGCACGGGGGCTTCGGCCCTCGGGGCTTCGATCTGATTACAGACGAGGAGATCTTCGAGGACTACGAGGCGGTCGTGCCCTTCTACGCGCTGGCCGGCCTGGGCGTCGCCGTCCACTGCGCCCCGCCGGGCAAGGCACCCGACGACCCCTGCCCCACCACCGTGCACGACTTCCTCGGCTACGAGCTCTACACGGAGCTCCCCGGCCACCGCTTCCGCGTCACCGACCCGTCCTTGTACGACGCGTTCGTCGTCCCGGGCGACCGCTTCGTGGAGCAGCTCAGCGTTGACCCCGAGGCGGTCGTGGTCGTCGGG GTGCGCGGGGCAGCGTGCCCCATGAGGGTGATCTCCAACCTCACCGGCGCGGTGGGCGTGGATCCCGAAG GCGGGAAGCTCGTGACGGCGGCGAGCT CGGACCTTGCCGAGTTCATAGCTCACCTCGTGGATCTCTTGGGCATCACCGTCTCCTTCTGA